A section of the Flavobacterium sp. CG_23.5 genome encodes:
- a CDS encoding SprT-like domain-containing protein, producing the protein MSETLSRYIPEHAVKPVFELIVANQVHLKIVNERQTRHGDYRKGLSGKHEITVNSNLNKYKFLITLIHEISHLVAFEKFGRNIKPHGNEWKYSFQRLMIPYIRPEIFPNHLLPLLARHFKNPTASSDTDATLALALKQFDQQNDKNYVFEIPYGSVFRIQNGKIFKKIAVRTKRFECLEVSSGKTYLFNPNAEVELLKSS; encoded by the coding sequence ATGAGCGAAACACTTTCACGATATATACCCGAACATGCCGTAAAACCCGTTTTTGAACTTATTGTTGCCAATCAAGTGCATCTCAAGATTGTAAATGAAAGACAAACACGTCATGGCGATTATCGAAAAGGCTTGAGTGGTAAACACGAAATAACAGTCAATTCAAACCTGAATAAATACAAGTTTCTAATTACGCTGATACATGAAATTTCGCATTTGGTGGCTTTTGAGAAGTTTGGAAGAAACATTAAACCGCATGGTAATGAATGGAAGTATTCTTTCCAAAGGTTAATGATTCCGTACATTCGTCCGGAGATCTTCCCTAATCATTTATTGCCTTTGTTAGCGAGACATTTCAAAAATCCAACCGCCAGTAGCGATACTGATGCCACATTAGCCTTGGCATTGAAACAATTTGACCAGCAAAATGATAAAAATTATGTGTTTGAGATTCCTTACGGCAGTGTTTTCCGAATCCAAAACGGGAAAATATTTAAGAAAATAGCGGTAAGAACTAAGCGTTTTGAATGTCTAGAAGTTAGCTCTGGCAAGACCTATCTTTTTAATCCAAATGCTGAGGTGGAATTGTTGAAATCCAGTTAA
- a CDS encoding GNAT family acetyltransferase, with product MIENIQYEVAKLHDIDGIVALQELYLVSNLSEEEKESGFVTTRFTIEQLTEIIGQEGLFIAKDDNNIIAYIFGGSWNFFNQWPIFTHMTALFPKLSFLDFDITTTNSFQYGPICIAKEYRGKGLIKLFFEFMRIHMVKKYPLSLTFINKTNIPSTKAHTEKLKWNIISDFQFNNNNYFVLAYDMSQPVS from the coding sequence ATGATTGAGAACATACAATATGAAGTAGCGAAATTACATGACATCGATGGAATAGTAGCATTGCAAGAATTATATCTAGTTTCTAATCTTTCTGAAGAAGAAAAAGAATCAGGATTTGTTACTACTCGTTTCACCATAGAGCAACTAACCGAAATTATAGGACAAGAAGGATTATTTATTGCTAAAGACGATAACAACATCATCGCTTATATTTTTGGCGGGAGTTGGAACTTCTTCAATCAATGGCCAATTTTCACTCATATGACTGCACTATTTCCTAAACTTAGCTTTTTAGATTTTGATATAACAACAACTAACAGTTTTCAGTACGGACCTATTTGCATTGCTAAGGAATATCGCGGAAAAGGATTAATCAAATTATTTTTTGAATTCATGAGAATTCACATGGTTAAAAAATATCCTTTGAGTCTGACATTTATCAACAAAACCAATATTCCTTCAACAAAAGCCCATACCGAAAAATTAAAATGGAATATCATTTCCGATTTTCAATTCAACAATAACAACTATTTTGTTTTGGCGTACGATATGAGCCAACCCGTTTCCTAA
- a CDS encoding NRDE family protein: protein MCTVSFVNVNGKIIITSNRDEKVIRPSAIPPKDYTINGKNIIFPKDPKAGGTWFVVDADGTVLVLLNGAEEKHKVQLPYRKSRGLIVLDIISSASPKDFWQEIDLEDIEPFTLILFQNNELFQLRWNGNQKETKSLDINKNHVWSSSTLYPKEIRDKRSNWFYTFLETNPQISEEEILGFHRYTEEENQENGLVINRNEEMKTLSITQSIIEKNKVAILHYDLIHQKEYTTSFITI, encoded by the coding sequence ATGTGTACAGTAAGTTTTGTAAATGTCAACGGTAAAATTATCATTACCTCAAATCGAGATGAAAAAGTAATACGTCCAAGTGCAATTCCTCCAAAAGATTATACCATTAACGGTAAAAATATCATTTTTCCAAAAGATCCAAAAGCTGGGGGAACTTGGTTTGTGGTAGATGCTGACGGAACTGTTTTGGTATTGTTAAACGGCGCCGAAGAAAAACATAAGGTTCAACTTCCATACCGAAAAAGTCGGGGATTGATTGTTTTGGATATTATAAGTAGTGCTTCACCAAAGGATTTCTGGCAGGAAATTGATTTAGAAGATATCGAACCCTTTACGCTGATTTTATTTCAAAATAATGAACTTTTTCAGTTGCGTTGGAATGGAAATCAAAAAGAAACCAAATCACTTGACATAAATAAAAATCATGTTTGGTCTTCTTCGACTTTATATCCGAAAGAAATTCGGGATAAACGTTCGAACTGGTTTTATACTTTTTTGGAAACAAATCCACAGATTTCAGAAGAAGAAATCCTTGGTTTTCATCGCTATACTGAAGAAGAAAATCAGGAAAACGGTTTGGTAATTAATCGAAATGAAGAAATGAAAACCTTAAGTATCACTCAATCTATAATCGAAAAAAATAAAGTTGCTATATTGCATTATGATTTAATTCATCAGAAAGAATATACGACCTCTTTTATTACTATTTAA
- a CDS encoding D-alanine--D-alanine ligase translates to MMESKKAIYDLIPQQFYPKTELINERTSLETILKIMEFSGIKYPLIAKPDIGLRGSGVKKINTIQDLELYAHKANFDYVIQDLIPYENEIGIFYVRYPDEKSGRITGIVSKEFLIITGDGNSTIEELIKENPRYELQLEVLKKEYGKKLLDILPKDKKLNLVPYGNHARGAKFIDGSHWITPKLTKIINEMCLQIPGFYFGRLDVMYATLEDLEQGKNFSIVELNGAASEPTHIYDPKHSLLFAWKELARHITYMFEISVHNHKNGIPYLTHKVGMQEYRLHIEQSNKIVNF, encoded by the coding sequence ATGATGGAATCCAAAAAAGCAATTTATGATTTGATTCCGCAACAATTCTATCCAAAAACAGAGTTGATAAATGAAAGAACTTCACTAGAGACCATTTTAAAAATCATGGAATTTTCAGGAATAAAATATCCGTTGATTGCAAAACCGGATATAGGTTTACGTGGTTCGGGAGTTAAAAAAATCAATACTATTCAGGACTTGGAATTGTATGCCCATAAAGCAAATTTTGATTATGTTATCCAAGATTTGATTCCTTACGAAAACGAAATCGGCATTTTTTATGTGCGTTATCCTGATGAAAAATCGGGCAGAATTACAGGGATAGTTTCTAAAGAATTTCTAATTATTACCGGAGATGGCAATTCTACAATTGAAGAACTAATCAAAGAAAATCCGCGATACGAATTGCAATTGGAAGTATTAAAAAAGGAATACGGAAAAAAATTACTTGACATTCTTCCAAAAGATAAAAAACTGAATCTGGTCCCGTACGGGAATCACGCACGTGGAGCAAAATTTATAGATGGAAGCCATTGGATAACGCCAAAATTGACAAAAATTATTAATGAAATGTGTTTGCAGATTCCGGGTTTTTATTTTGGAAGATTGGATGTGATGTATGCTACTTTAGAAGACTTGGAACAAGGAAAAAACTTCTCTATTGTTGAATTGAATGGAGCGGCTAGCGAACCCACTCATATTTACGATCCAAAACATTCTTTATTGTTTGCGTGGAAAGAACTGGCACGACATATTACTTACATGTTCGAAATTAGTGTTCACAATCATAAAAATGGCATTCCATATTTGACTCACAAAGTGGGTATGCAAGAATATCGTTTGCATATAGAGCAAAGTAATAAGATTGTAAATTTTTAA
- a CDS encoding M28 family peptidase has protein sequence MKKILLLVPFVFFGCKQTSTILSDSLKNKSQTPLGINYKVKETAVAETLKYLSSDELEGRETGTKGMEKAADYLEQFFKNNNVKPYFKSYRDTLTDYKVPAYNIVGYVEGTDPILKKEFIIISGHYDHIGIDKKGVNGDFINNGANDDASGTTAVAEMAKYFSVSKSNKRSVLFVFFVGEEKGLLGSKHLAKKLKAQNFNLYAQFNIEMIGVPMKRDFLAYITGFDKSNMASKINEYTGKKSIGFLPKEAEYQLFYRSDNYSFYEVFKVPCQSISTFDFENFQYYHHVSDEFKAMDIPHMTSFIQELLPAVTQMASSPTHEIIMVK, from the coding sequence ATGAAAAAAATACTTCTATTAGTTCCTTTCGTTTTCTTTGGTTGTAAACAAACTTCAACCATACTGTCTGATTCTTTAAAAAATAAATCACAAACTCCATTAGGAATAAATTACAAGGTCAAAGAAACCGCAGTTGCGGAAACTTTGAAATACCTTTCTTCCGATGAATTAGAAGGCAGAGAAACCGGAACTAAAGGAATGGAGAAAGCGGCAGATTATTTGGAACAATTTTTCAAGAACAATAATGTAAAGCCTTATTTTAAAAGTTACCGCGACACTTTGACGGATTACAAAGTCCCGGCCTATAATATTGTTGGCTATGTCGAAGGAACAGATCCTATTCTAAAAAAGGAGTTCATAATTATTAGCGGACATTACGACCATATCGGAATTGATAAAAAAGGAGTGAATGGTGATTTCATTAACAATGGTGCCAATGATGACGCGTCTGGAACAACCGCTGTGGCTGAAATGGCTAAATATTTCAGTGTTTCTAAATCGAATAAAAGAAGCGTGCTTTTTGTGTTCTTCGTAGGAGAGGAAAAAGGTTTGTTGGGTTCGAAACATTTGGCCAAAAAACTAAAAGCGCAAAATTTTAATTTATATGCGCAATTTAATATCGAGATGATTGGTGTACCAATGAAACGAGATTTTCTTGCGTATATTACTGGTTTTGATAAGTCGAATATGGCCAGTAAAATAAATGAATATACTGGAAAAAAATCCATTGGTTTCCTCCCAAAAGAAGCGGAATATCAATTGTTTTATCGATCTGATAATTATTCTTTTTATGAGGTTTTTAAGGTTCCTTGTCAGTCAATAAGTACTTTCGATTTTGAAAATTTCCAATATTATCACCATGTTTCTGATGAGTTTAAAGCCATGGATATTCCTCACATGACTTCATTCATTCAGGAATTACTGCCAGCTGTAACGCAAATGGCTAGTTCCCCAACACATGAAATTATTATGGTTAAATAA
- a CDS encoding DinB family protein, with product MLIPSINNSLNGLVGLLNQLSNSEYYNPCASLSNSTIGEHTRHIIEMFQCLEANYEAGIVNYDNRKRNIAIQTDTEFAISQIRIIQDSLEKQNKKIELQQIIDGEEIRIDSNHFRELLYNLEHCIHHQALIKVAVLQNETIIVDENFGVARSTIEYRKQCVQ from the coding sequence ATGCTTATACCTTCCATAAATAATAGCTTAAACGGACTGGTCGGTTTACTTAACCAGCTGTCTAATTCAGAGTATTATAATCCTTGTGCTTCGCTAAGTAATTCCACTATAGGCGAACATACCAGGCATATTATAGAAATGTTTCAATGTCTTGAAGCGAATTATGAGGCAGGCATTGTAAACTATGATAACCGAAAAAGAAATATTGCAATTCAAACAGATACTGAATTTGCAATAAGTCAAATTAGAATTATCCAAGATTCTTTGGAAAAACAAAATAAAAAAATAGAACTGCAGCAAATTATTGATGGTGAGGAAATCCGTATTGATAGTAATCACTTCCGGGAATTGCTTTATAATTTAGAACACTGTATTCATCATCAGGCGTTAATAAAGGTAGCCGTTTTGCAAAACGAAACAATTATTGTCGATGAAAATTTTGGTGTAGCCCGTTCCACAATCGAATATAGAAAACAATGTGTACAGTAA
- a CDS encoding DoxX family protein → MKSSLFTWLLRLVVAVILLQTLYFKFTGAAESIYIFKTLGMEPYGRIGSGIAELIASILIVIPRTTLLGALLGLGVMIGAIMSHLLVLGIEVQNDGGTLFTLAIITFLCCSILVYQNRSKIPNLFKLNF, encoded by the coding sequence ATGAAATCATCATTATTTACTTGGTTATTGCGTCTTGTTGTTGCCGTGATTTTATTGCAGACCTTATATTTTAAATTTACGGGTGCAGCGGAAAGTATTTATATTTTCAAAACTTTAGGGATGGAACCTTACGGTCGTATAGGCTCCGGTATTGCGGAACTGATTGCTTCCATTTTAATAGTAATACCCAGAACCACTCTACTTGGTGCATTACTTGGACTTGGAGTAATGATTGGTGCAATTATGTCACATTTGTTAGTTTTAGGAATTGAAGTGCAAAACGATGGTGGAACACTTTTCACCCTAGCGATAATCACCTTTCTTTGTTGTTCTATTTTAGTTTATCAAAATAGGAGTAAAATACCAAATTTGTTTAAATTAAATTTTTAA
- a CDS encoding SDR family NAD(P)-dependent oxidoreductase — protein sequence MKNIIVTGTSRGIGFELAMQFANAGHQVLAISRKIPQELIDNENITCLSVDLSSESDLEKVESFLSSSWKKIDAIVHNAGSLLLKSFSETTQEDFESIYKVNVFGVANLTRTCLPYLLKGSHVVTISSMGGIQGSLKFAGLSAYSSSKGAVITLSELLAEEYKERGISFNVLALGSVQTEMLAEAFPGYQAPISASEMADYIYDFTLTGNKYFNGKVLQVSSTNP from the coding sequence ATGAAAAATATCATTGTAACAGGTACGAGTAGGGGAATAGGATTTGAGTTGGCAATGCAATTTGCTAATGCTGGACATCAGGTTTTAGCCATTTCCAGAAAAATACCACAAGAATTAATTGATAACGAAAACATCACTTGTCTTTCAGTGGATTTATCAAGTGAATCCGATTTAGAAAAAGTAGAATCTTTTCTTTCTTCTTCTTGGAAAAAAATTGATGCGATTGTTCATAATGCAGGCAGTCTATTATTGAAATCATTTTCAGAAACCACTCAGGAAGATTTTGAAAGTATTTATAAAGTAAATGTTTTTGGAGTTGCAAATTTGACAAGAACTTGTTTGCCCTACTTGTTAAAAGGAAGTCATGTGGTTACCATAAGTTCTATGGGTGGGATTCAAGGAAGTTTAAAGTTTGCAGGACTTTCAGCTTATAGTTCCAGTAAAGGAGCGGTAATTACCTTATCTGAATTATTAGCCGAAGAGTATAAAGAGCGTGGAATTTCTTTCAATGTTTTGGCCTTAGGTTCTGTTCAAACGGAAATGTTAGCAGAAGCTTTTCCAGGTTATCAAGCACCAATATCAGCAAGTGAAATGGCCGATTATATTTATGATTTCACTTTGACTGGGAATAAATATTTCAACGGGAAAGTATTGCAGGTTTCATCTACGAATCCGTAA
- a CDS encoding YHS domain-containing (seleno)protein, with amino-acid sequence MKKQIICLLISFISLTGFSQNESKRIKQFNLKRNIAIKGYDPVAYFKQGKAVKGKKELTSTFEGVIYNFSSAANKEFFLKNQSAYEPQYGGWCAFAMGDSGEKVDINPETFKIIEGKLYLFYNAYFNNTLKSWNKNQLGLKSKADANWKKIIQ; translated from the coding sequence ATGAAAAAACAAATCATCTGTCTGCTTATCAGTTTTATTTCGTTAACAGGATTTTCTCAAAACGAAAGTAAACGAATTAAACAGTTCAATTTAAAAAGAAATATCGCCATTAAGGGGTATGATCCTGTGGCTTATTTTAAACAAGGAAAAGCGGTGAAAGGAAAAAAAGAATTAACTTCAACCTTTGAAGGAGTTATTTATAATTTTTCTTCGGCGGCAAATAAGGAGTTTTTTTTAAAAAATCAATCAGCTTATGAGCCTCAATATGGGGGTTGGTGTGCTTTTGCGATGGGAGATTCAGGTGAAAAAGTGGATATAAATCCAGAGACGTTCAAAATTATTGAAGGGAAATTATATCTGTTTTATAACGCTTATTTCAATAACACATTGAAAAGTTGGAATAAAAATCAGTTAGGTTTAAAGTCAAAGGCTGATGCAAATTGGAAAAAAATAATTCAATAA